The following proteins are co-located in the Larus michahellis chromosome 9, bLarMic1.1, whole genome shotgun sequence genome:
- the SNX33 gene encoding sorting nexin-33, with product MALKARALYNFQSENKEEISIQENEELVIFSENSLDGWLQGQNSRGETGLFPASYVEIVRARSGSNYTDYSSSPAGSPGHDSSLYTTPSNPGISYQGSFEDDDDDDWDDWDDACTVVEEPRSAPGTNGHPSPSLQYPAAYGHHQHADYCPKPALERQDSMSSSKRGSVVGRNLNRFSCFVRSGVEAFILGDVPLMSKVAEAYCIEMGSKGPQWRANPHPFICSVEDPTKQTKFKGIKSYISYKLTPSNINSPVYRRYKHFDWLYNRLLHKFTVISVPHLPEKQATGRFEEDFIEKRKRRLILWMDHMTSHPVLSQYEGFQHFLCCRDEKQWKLGKRRAEKDEMVGASFLLTIQIPTEHQDLQDVEDRVDAFKAFSKKMDDSVLQLTNVASELVRKHVGGFRKEFQKLGNAFQAISHSFHMDPPYSSDALNNAISHTGKTYETVGEMFADQPKNDLFLMLDTLSLYQGLLSNFPDIIHLQKGAFAKVKESQRMSDEGRMDQEEADGIRKRCRVVGFALQAEMNHFHERRVADFKRMMQSYLKQQIIFYQRVSQQLEKTLRMYDNL from the exons ATGGCGTTAAAAGCCAGAGCGCTTTACAACTTCCAGAGTGAAAACAAAGAGGAGATCAGCATCCAGGAGAACGAGGAGCTCGTCATCTTCAGCGAGAACTCCCTGGATGGGTGGTTACAGGGCCAAAACAGCCGTGGGGAGACTGGCCTCTTTCCTGCCTCCTACGTTGAAATCGTCCGCGCCCGGTCGGGATCCAACTACACGGACTATTCCAGCAGCCCGGCTGGCTCCCCCGGCCATGACTCCTCCTTGTACACAACCCCCTCCAACCCTGGCATCTCCTACCAGGGCAGTTTTGAGGACGATGATGACGACGACTGGGATGACTGGGACGATGCTTGCACAGTGGTGGAGGAGCCCCGGAGTGCGCCAGGCACCAATGGGCACCCTTCGCCCAGCCTGCAGTACCCGGCAGCGTACGGCCACCACCAGCATGCCGATTACTGTCCCAAGCCGGCACTGGAGAGGCAGGACAGCATGAGCTCCTCCAAGAGGGGCAGCGTGGTGGGGAGGAACCTCAACCGCTTCTCCTGCTTTGTCCGCTCGGGGGTGGAAGCCTTCATCTTGGGTGACGTGCCCCTGATGTCCAAGGTCGCCGAGGCATACTGCATCGAGATGGGCTCCAAAGGTCCCCAGTGGAGGGCCAACCCCCACCCCTTCATCTGCTCCGTGGAGGACCCGACCAAGCAAACCAAGTTCAAGGGCATCAAGAGCTACATCTCCTACAAGCTGACCCCCAGCAACATCAACTCACCCGTCTACCGGCGGTACAAGCACTTTGACTGGCTCTACAACCGCCTCTTGCACAAGTTCACGGTCATCTCGGTGCCCCACTTGCCTGAGAAGCAGGCCACTGGGCGCTTCGAGGAGGATTTCATCGAGAAGCGCAAGCGGCGGCTGATCCTTTGGATGGACCATATGACCAGCCACCCGGTCCTCTCCCAGTACGAGGGCTTCCAGCACTTCCTCTGCTGCCGCGACGAAAAGCAGTGGAAGCTGGGCAAACGCCGGGCAGAGAAGGATGAGATGGTGGGCGCCAGCTTCCTCCTCACCATCCAGATCCCCACGGAGCACCAGGACCTGCAGGACGTGGAGGACCGCGTGGATGCCTTCAAGGCCTTCAGCAAGAAGATGGATGACAGCGTCCTGCAGTTGACCAACGTGGCCTCGGAGCTGGTACGCAAGCATGTCGGGGGCTTCCGGAAGGAATTCCAAAAGCTGGGTAATGCTTTCCAAGCCATCAGCCACTCCTTCCACATGGACCCCCCCTACAGCTCAGATGCCCTCAACAACGCCATCTCCCACACGGGCAAGACGTACGAGACCGTGGGGGAGATGTTTGCTGATCAGCCCAAGAACGACCTGTTCCTCATGCTGGACACTCTCTCTTTGTACCAAGGGCTCCTCTCCAACTTCCCAGACATCATCCACCTCCAGAAAG GTGCCTTTGCAAAGGTGAAGGAGAGCCAGCGGATGAGTGACGAGGGCCGGATGGACCAGGAGGAGGCAGACGGGATCCGCAAGCGCTGCCGTGTGGTGGGCTTCGCCCTGCAAGCCGAGATGAACCACTTCCACGAGCGGCGTGTGGCCGATTTCAAGAGGATGATGCAGTCCTACTTAAAGCAGCAGATCATCTTCTACCAGCGTGTcagccagcagctggagaagacgTTACGCATGTACGACAACCTCTAA